From the Deltaproteobacteria bacterium genome, the window TACGAAGCGCTCTACGCATTGAGTATGGTGCCATTGGTGCCAGCCTGGCAAAGCTTGGCGCGCTTCTTAGTGGGGATTCGCCATCTGAACGACTTCGTGTCGATGCAGAATGAGAAACAATTCTGTGTGCCAAACTGTCAGTTGTCGGCGAGCAATGGTCAATAAGGCGGCGAAGAGGAGATGCGGGATAAACGGGAAAAAGGATAAATGGAGAGAGGCAAAAGCAATACAAGAGAGAAAGCACAGGGCTCTTTTGGGTCACCTTGAGCCAGTTCTCCCGTTTTTGCTGACCACTGAGAACTGAGCACCTTTTGTGGGAGAACACTATGCGTTTTGGTTTCTTTGATCAGCTTCCGTGTGCAGATTCACAGTCAGAGCAGCAACGGTATGAAGATATCCTCGCGCAGATTGAGCTAGGAGACAGGGTAGGGTTCGATACCGTTTGGCTCGGGGAACTTCATTTTGGTCGGCGCTCGTCGTTGTTAGCGTCGCCGCTGATGGTGCTAGCGGCTGCTGCGCAACGTACCAAACGGATTCGTTTGGGAACGGCAGTGACGTTGTTGCCGCTGCATAGTCCGGTGAAAATAGCGGAAGAAGCCGCTGTCGCCGACCTCCTCAGTGGTGGACGATTGGAATTTGGTGTTGGACGCGGAACCGCACCGATTCACTATGTCGGCTACAACGTCCCCCAAGAAGAAAGTCGTGAACGGTTCGAAGAAGCACTCGATGTGATTCTCAAAGCCTGGACTCAAGAGCGGATCACGTATAAGGGAAGATATTTCCAGGCTGAAGACCTGGCCATTGTTCCGAAACCGGTCCAGAAGCCGCATCCGCCTATCCGCTTGGCGGCGAACAGCCCGGACACGTTTACCATTGCGGGCCAGCTAGGATTACCAATCTTCGCTTCACCGCTCATCAATCCACCGGCGAAGTTGAAGGAATTTCTTGGCGTGCATCGGCAAACGCTGAAGCCCGGCGTGAAGCAGGATGTCGCGTTAATGTTCTCAGTGCATGTCTCAGACAGTCGTGAGCAAGCGCGCCGCGAATACGAAGCGAGTATCAAGAATTTCTTCCGTGCTGCAGGAGAACGCCTGAAACCGCTTGGTGATGCAACCATTAAGGGGTACGAAGCGTTTCAGGAAGCGGTCAAGAAATTAGAGCGAGCGACGTACGAAAGCGTGGATCGGATGAGTGTGTTTGGTGATCCAGACTACTGCGCGGAACGTGTGCGCGCTCTGCGTGATGAATTTCAGATGGATGAGTTTATCGGCTATTTCAATCAAGGTGGCTTAGTCGACCACGCGATTGTCAAGCGCTCAATGGAGCTGTTTGCCAAAGAAGTTATTCCACGCTGTCGCTGAGGAGGAACGATGCCCGGTGTACTCGAAGGGGTGAAGATCGTTGAGTTAGGCATGTGGGCCGCTGGTCCTGCTGCTGGCGGGATTATGGCTGATTGGGGAGCAGAGGTCATTAAGATCGAAGATCCAGAAGGCGGTGACCCGTTCCGCGGGTTTCTGTCGACCGGCGTGGGGGCAACCTCTGCATCTTCGATTAACGGATCATTTGACAGCGACAATCGCAACAAGAAAAGTCTTGCGCTCGATGTCCGGAGCAAAGACGGGCAAGAGGTTGCCTACCGCTTGATTAAAGATGCCGACGTTTTTCTCACCAATTTTCGTCCGGCAGCGATTGAGCGTTACAACATGACGTATGCCACACTCAAAGGCATTAACCCACGTTTGGTGTATGTGTGGGTGACTGGCTATGGACCAGTTGGACCCGAGAAAGAGCGGGCAGCGTTTGATTATGCTGGCTTCTGGGCCCGCGCTGGCATGATGGCAACCATTGGTGAACCTGGTGCGCCACCGCCAGGACAGCGGCCTGGCATGGGCGATCATTCAACGTCAATCGCGGTCGTTGCTGCGACGACGGGTGCGCTTTTGGCTCGTCAGCGCACCGGAGTCGGACAGGAAGTGTGGGTGTCGTTGTATCGGACTGGCTTGTGGGTGAACTCGATGGATGTACAGACGGCGCTCTTGAATCGCGCAAACATCCCCCGCTTGAGTCGCACGCAGATGGGCAATCCGCTCTTCAACGCCTATCGTGCCAAAGATAACAAATGGTTCCAGTTGGTGAACCTGCAAAGTGATCGCCACTGGCCGGGTTTTTGTAAAGGTGTAAACCGTGCTGATCTCTTGGCTGATCCCCGTTTTGTTGATGCTGCGGCACGACGAGAAAACGGCCCTGCGTTGATTGCCATTCTCGATGACATCCTTGTGACCAAGACCCGCGCTGAGTGGGGAGCTATTTTTGATGCTGAAGGCGTCTTCTGGGCACCGATTCAGACGGTGGAAGATGTGATCAACGATCCCCAAGCGCACGCGAATGGTTCATTCGTGCAAGTCGACCATCCCAGCGGTCAGCGCATCGAGATGGTGGCAACACCGATTGAATTTCACTCTACGCCAGCCCAGACGCGTACTTGTGCCCCAGAAGTTGGCCAACACACAGAGGCGATTCTTCTTGCGGCTGGTTACTCGTGGGAGGATATGGCAGGACTGCGAGAAAAGGGAGTGATTGGGTAACAAGCCGGAACTTGTCGAGGGGTGAACAGGGTGCCCGATTCTCCGGGAGAACCGGCATTACACGTTACCCCAACAACACCAGCGCAATTCCAGCAGTGACCAGGGCGACACCGGGAAGCTGGCGCAGAATCTCGCGTTCTCGCCAGACCACTAGCGCCAGGATAACCGCAAGGATCGCTTCGATTTGACCCACGGCCTTGGCATACGCCACGAGTGTGAGCGAGTATGACCAAAACCAACAGAGGCTGCCGCCAAAGCCCGCAGCCCCGATAATCGCCATTCGTCGCCAGTGCACTGGGACGAGACGAAATTCGTGTGGTTGGGTCAAGGCGATAAGGGGAGTGAGGATAACAACCTCGATCCATACCGTATGAAAGAGGGTGTGTGCTGAAGAAATGAATCGCCCAGACCCGACCCATGGGTTGGCGGTAACAAACACTTTGTTTGCCTCCTTCAGCATGAAGCTGGCGATGACAATGAAAAGTGCGCAGGCAAGTGCCAAAAGAGTTCCCATATCGACATGAAAGGCTCGTCGCCAACCTTCGGGTCCGGTCTCTCGACCGAGGTTCATGAATAACACCCCAAGACTACACACGCCGATGCCAACCCACCCGATCGCGGTGGGATACTCGCCAAACAACAGCATCCCAATGATGGCGGTGATAGCGACTTCGAGTTTGTGTAACACGATCGACTGCGCAAAATTCGCGCGATTAAACGCAGCAACCAACGCGATGTTGCCAAGAATTTGCGTGACTGCCGTTGCGCCGCAATAGCCAAAGAACGCGAGCGGTAACTGCGGCCAGCCGTGGCGAGACACTAACAGTGCAGTCACAGGAAGAGCGAGCGGGAGATTGAAGGCAAAGCGCGACCAACTATTGAGAAGTGGCGAGACTTTTCCTGCCAGGCTACGAGAACACGCATTCCGTACGGTTTGCAAACATCCAGCGGTGAAAGCAATCTCAGCCCACATACGCGTTACTGTTGAACCGCTTGCCTTTCGAGAGCTGGAGCTTGCGACGTGGCTCGTTTGGAGAGTGAACCATTCCTCAGATCGAGTTCCCAGCGTGCCGCAGGAAAGTCACCAAACTGGATGCTACGTCTGGTGTCAATTGGCAGCGGAACGGACGAGTACAGTAATAGCGGTCGTTCCGACTCTCGTTCTGCAAGTGCATGAATCGACACGTATGCGCGCTGAAAGCGCATGTGGTCACTATATGTGATCAGCGCCCCAGAAAGGATCGGGATCGCAAGCAGCATCAAGCCCCACGTGTGTCCCACGAGGCTGAGCAACACCAAGACCCCAGGAATCAGGTAGAGCCGACCGATAAAGTTCCAGTGGTGAATCAGCTTGCCTTGCTGGTCCGACGCAAACATCCCCAGATAGACAGGAACGATGGAGAGGAAAAAGAGGGCAAGGCCCGCTCGTCCACGCCAGTGTGGCACCGTCAACAGAGAAATAGTGAGCCATACGAACCCACTGACCACTTGGCCATTGTCCTTCATCGTTTGTCGCCAGAAACTTTCAGTAAAATTCATCAAGGTAGGCCACACATCCGCCCAGCGCAGCAAGTGAATATCGTGTGCTGAGCCAAAGTCAATCAGGACACTGCGAAGTACGAAGTAGCTCCCGGCTCCCACCACAGCTGGAATTGCCGCCAGGATGACTGCACGAATTGGCACACGTTGCATAGCGACCAACAGCAACAGAAAAGGAAAAATCAAGATTGCGGTCTCTTTGCAAAAGAACGCCACCCCAAACGACAGACCCGCTGTCCAGACTTGTTGACGTGACAGCAGGAAGAGGCCCGCGACAAGGAAAAGCAGTGCCCACACATCAAAACAGTTGACATACCACCCGGCAGCGATACAGGCGGACCCGGAGTAGAGTGTGAGCACCGTCACTGCGAGCGCGTGGGGGTGAGAGCGTACTCCCCAGACCTCACGAATCTTGTGGAGCAACGACAATGTCACCAGCATGAGACCCATGTTGGCTGCGCGCAACAAACGCCAGGCGAACTCGTCATTCTGTAGGTAATGAATCACCACCGCGGTAAAGATAGTCGGAAGCGGACGAAAGAGGGCTACGGGTTTGGTCCACACCTGAGAGCACTTCTGCGCCAAGGATTGGTGCGGATCGTAAAACCAGGTCAGGCCGTTCGACTCATCCCAGACATCGGTGACCATTAACTGCACGCCAAGAAAAATCCATACTGCACAGAGTGTGATATGTATAGTTGAAGCAATGCGAGTCAGAGGATGCTGCTCCGTCACTTCCATGCCCGGCGGAATTCACATTGTGGTAACGCTTCTTGGAGGGTATCAACCGCAGCCGTGCTGACCAACGTGCTGCGCAGATTCAGCACCCGTAGCCCAGATAAACTACGCAGATGTGCCAGGCCGGGATCGCTGATCGGCGTATCGTACAACCACAGCACCCGCAAACCGGTGAGCTTGGTCAGGTGCGCCAATTGCGCGTTGGAGACACGAGTGCTGGAAAGCTGCAGGTACTGTATGTCGTCAGGGCGGAGGTGACTCAAGGGTGAGAGGTCAGTGGCAGCTTGTGGGTTAACGATAAGGCGCAGTTCTTTATCTGGCGGGACTGCAACGACACCGCGCGCCTCGCCGAGTTGTTCCCAAAATGCATAATCTTCAGGGTCGAACTCACGCTCACGCATCCAGAGTATGCCGAGAGAGCGATCGGCAGGAAAACGTACCTGACGAGGCGGGAGCGCTGCAGTTGCTGAACCTTTGGCACTCTGGGCCAAAGCGAGTGAACCGTGACGGGGCGGTTTCGCGTTATTCATGTAACGAGTGTCTTTTCCCTTCCGTAACCGGGCTAGGTTAGCGATCCGCAGCGGGAAGTTCAACGGGGAAAACAGGAAGAAGTGCGGAATGCGGATTGCGGATTGCGGAGTGCGGAATGGAAGAACAGTGATTGAAAGGACCGCTTATGAGTTCCTTACGCACCTCCCATACGGTCCAATGTCAAATTCCCTCTTCCTGAGGGAGAAGAAACCCCTTGCCGTCACCATCGCTGATTCCTTTCTTCCCCTCCTTATGGCACACTAAAACAATTCACGACGACCTGATTAGTAGTACTCGCAGTTGGGGGAAAAATGGGGGACAAGAAGGTCTTCATTTCACATTCGACCAAAGACGATCTCTTTGTCGCTGAACTGCGACAGGCAGCTGATGCGCCAATCCCGACGACCGGCAACTGGGGGGCATCCTGGGATTGCTCAACCTGCGAAGATGGCGTGCGCATATTCCTTCTCTCTTCCCATTCGTTCTTGACCGATGATCAAAAGAACTGATGCTGAATCAAATTAGGAGAATGCTGACGGTGTCTTGTCCTTAGTCCTTCTCGTTTGTCGGTGTACAGGTGGTTTTTTGTGAATATCAGCAGCTGCATGTATACATAACAAATAGAGATAGTGAAGTCAAAGAAATGTTCTATGACTTTGTGACAAGCTGTGTGGTAAGGAAAAGAGGAGGTAGGTCGATGCCTACGGGGAAATACTATAACTTCTAGAGGCTACTAGGATAGCGCGCGAACCGAGGAGCAGAGGATCGTTCACGTCTGGGCTTTCCTCTTTATCCCGGCACGACAATCCGCACAGACCGTATAAACCACCCCTAGTGGGTGAGTCTCGGACGCCGGTGTCGCCTCGGGTTCGACCCAGAATTTGTCGACGCGCACCCGGTTGCACATGCTACAGCGAGAGGCTGTGGTCGATGCCTTGTGATAAACGAAAGACCGTGCTGGGGACAGCGGTTCAACGCGAACAGTACGATGGAGACAGAGAATCGTTCCATCGTGATCCTGACGCATACGCATCTCCATAAAGCGCTTGTGCTGTGGGGAATCGCAGCGATATGGCAGGATACTCTCACCGGCCAGAAGTCTATGTTTCTCCAGGAGTGTCAAAAAATGCATGCGCGGAGCGTCACCTGTAATGAAGCGCAGCATGGGTTTGCCAATGACAGCCTGGCCAATGAGCGCAGCCCCACCATTCTCCTGGGCGAACTGGTCCCACTTGCCACCGACTTCAATGAGAACCCCTGCACTATCCATGCGATAGAAGAGATCGAATACAGACTGTGGTGACGTTGACTGCGACATGGCGTCGTTCCCCGCTTCTTGCCATTGGTTCCTTTGTCAGTATAGCGAACTCGTTCGAATTGACAAACGGTGAGGTGCTTTTGCCGGGGACGCTTCACTTATTCCGGCCTACTTTCTTCTCTTCTCCCTAAGGCTTAAAGCCTGAAGCTTATAGCCTCTTTCATGGCATCTTTGTCACAACCAGTCCACTCCCGCGCAACATCGGTGACCCATCAATCGCACATGCAATCTCGGCTCCCGGAATTTGTCGCTTCTCTGCACGGCCTGTGACTTGGAATACCGCTTCAGCAATATGACCCATGCCGTGTAAGCGGCCTTCACTGAGGCTGCCACCGAACGTATTCACTGGCAGTTCGCCTTCAAGAGCAATACGTCCATCCTGAATGAACGCGTAGGCTTCGCCACGTGGACAGAAGCCTGCTGCCTCGATCCAGTAAATCGTTGACGGGCTGAAGCCATCGTACAACTCGGCAGCATCCATATCTTTTGGCCCGTATCCCGATGAGGCCCATAGCTTCTGTGCCAGCGAACCGCCACACGCCATGTAGTCGTCCAGTGAGTAATGAAACAGCGTCCGCCGTGGGCTGGTGTTTTGGCCGTAGCCAGCGATGTGGGCGGGTGGGTTGCGCAGATCGCGTGCGCGTTCGGCAGTCGTTAATACTAACGCGACACAGCCTTCAACTGGAATGTCACAGTCGAACAAACACAGCGGCTCGGAAATCCAGCGTGAGGCGAGATAGTCTTCACGTGACATCGGCGTCGTATAGAAAAACGCACGAGGATTAAGGTTGGCATTACGACGACTATTGGTGACAAAGGTGGCAAGATGCTCACGGGTCGCGCCATATTGATGCATATAGCGTTGCCACTGCATCGCGTGCCACTGGAAAATACTGGTACTGCCATACGGCGCGATAAACTGCGCTTCACCGGCAGCGCGTGAGCCTGACCACGCGCCATAACGGCCACGGGGATTGTGCATCGCGCGCCAGACTAACACGTAGTCACACGCACCAACGAGCAACGCGTGCACGGCTTCAATGACCGGGCTGGCGATCATGCCGGTTTCAATCTGTGCGTACCAACGAATATCTGGCGCGAGGGGCAAGTGATTCACGAGATACATGACACTGACAATGTCTTCGCCGTCGCGACTACCGGCGCCAAGTGCGGGTAACTCGGGATAAGTCGCGAGACCATCAACCTGCTCTGGTCGCACGCCAGCATCAGCCATCGCTGCGCGGCAAGCGTCGATAGCCAGTAGCCCGAGCGGTTTCTGGGAATGGCGAGTTAATTCAGAATAGCCAATGCCGACGATGGCGGTTTTGCCTTTGCCTGACCACATATATGGGTGTTCCTTTCTGACTTTCGCTCGTCAGAGTGTTTCGGCGCGGTATCGTAGTCGTTTGTGGGGGAATGCTCAAGGTTGCGTGGGAGTGAGACTATGGTGAAGAAAGTGCCATAAAAAGTTCCGTCATTCCGGGCGAGCAGCGCGAGACCCCGAATCCAGGGACTTCAAGCAATGGCCTCCGATTATTCCTCCTGGATTCCCGCCTTCGCGGGAATGACGCTTTTATCACGCAGTGCTATGTACGGCCGGTGCATACATGAAGGAGGGACTATGGAATTCAAACACTACTACGCAAACCTCAAAGATATTCGCTTACATTATGTGACTCTCGGGCACGGCTCTCCGGTTGTGTTGCTGCATGGCTGGCCGCAGACGTGGTATGAGTGGCGGTTGGTGATGCCGTTACTGGCCAATCAGTTTTGCCTGGTCGCGCCGGACTTGCGCGGGCTCGGCGACTCGGGACGGCCAATCGGTGGCTATGACAAGAAGACCGTTGCCAATGACATCTGGCAACTGATGCACGATCATCTCAAACATGAACGCTTTGCTGTGGTTGGCCATGACGTTGGTGCAGTAGTTGCCTTTCGTCTCGCCGCCGATCATGCCAAGGAAGTGTCACACTTGGTGTTGCTCGATGTCCCAGTCATTGGACTCCAAGCCGAAGCACTGGGAGGACTGACTCCCGCCGGACAAATGCCGCGCTGGCATCACTTGTTTCATCAAGTGCCAGATTTACCTGAAGCACTGACCTTTGGTCGTGAGCGCATTTATCTGGAATGGTTCTTCAATTGGGGCTGTGATCAAGCCGGTGTGTTCAGCGAATCTGATGTGAATGAATATGTCCGTGCGTATTCGCAAGCTGGAGCGATGCGGGCGGGGTTCAACATGTACCGCACGCTCGGACAAGACATTGCCGACAATCAGGCGACCTTTGCCACTGGCTTCAAGCTGCCGATGCCGACATTAGGACTGGGTGGCGGAGGTTCGCGTGGCCGTGGGAACTTAGTCGTCGAATCCATCAAGCGTGCCGCGCTACACGCTGAAGGTGGATCAGTGGCTGATTGCGGGCACTTCATTCCTGAAGAGAAGCCGCAGGAGTTGGCTGAGCAGTTGCGGCAGTTCTTGCTCACGCCAAGCGAAACTGCGGCAACG encodes:
- a CDS encoding LLM class flavin-dependent oxidoreductase, which encodes MRFGFFDQLPCADSQSEQQRYEDILAQIELGDRVGFDTVWLGELHFGRRSSLLASPLMVLAAAAQRTKRIRLGTAVTLLPLHSPVKIAEEAAVADLLSGGRLEFGVGRGTAPIHYVGYNVPQEESRERFEEALDVILKAWTQERITYKGRYFQAEDLAIVPKPVQKPHPPIRLAANSPDTFTIAGQLGLPIFASPLINPPAKLKEFLGVHRQTLKPGVKQDVALMFSVHVSDSREQARREYEASIKNFFRAAGERLKPLGDATIKGYEAFQEAVKKLERATYESVDRMSVFGDPDYCAERVRALRDEFQMDEFIGYFNQGGLVDHAIVKRSMELFAKEVIPRCR
- a CDS encoding alpha/beta hydrolase encodes the protein MEFKHYYANLKDIRLHYVTLGHGSPVVLLHGWPQTWYEWRLVMPLLANQFCLVAPDLRGLGDSGRPIGGYDKKTVANDIWQLMHDHLKHERFAVVGHDVGAVVAFRLAADHAKEVSHLVLLDVPVIGLQAEALGGLTPAGQMPRWHHLFHQVPDLPEALTFGRERIYLEWFFNWGCDQAGVFSESDVNEYVRAYSQAGAMRAGFNMYRTLGQDIADNQATFATGFKLPMPTLGLGGGGSRGRGNLVVESIKRAALHAEGGSVADCGHFIPEEKPQELAEQLRQFLLTPSETAAT
- a CDS encoding CoA transferase; translated protein: MPGVLEGVKIVELGMWAAGPAAGGIMADWGAEVIKIEDPEGGDPFRGFLSTGVGATSASSINGSFDSDNRNKKSLALDVRSKDGQEVAYRLIKDADVFLTNFRPAAIERYNMTYATLKGINPRLVYVWVTGYGPVGPEKERAAFDYAGFWARAGMMATIGEPGAPPPGQRPGMGDHSTSIAVVAATTGALLARQRTGVGQEVWVSLYRTGLWVNSMDVQTALLNRANIPRLSRTQMGNPLFNAYRAKDNKWFQLVNLQSDRHWPGFCKGVNRADLLADPRFVDAAARRENGPALIAILDDILVTKTRAEWGAIFDAEGVFWAPIQTVEDVINDPQAHANGSFVQVDHPSGQRIEMVATPIEFHSTPAQTRTCAPEVGQHTEAILLAAGYSWEDMAGLREKGVIG